In Acidobacteriota bacterium, one DNA window encodes the following:
- a CDS encoding exo-alpha-sialidase: MSHRSRSSTGAGIAAASIVVALAACAPAPTPGRSDIVLGTPNASNAGASIAANGASVVVVWAATAAGKTNAFAAASSDGGTTFATPVRVNDVNGDVRVSGEQPPRVAFADDTIVVGWASRADGRARLRAARSTDGGRTFGPSVTVHDDALSGARGWLSLAAGTHAVHAVWLDGRNAHEGAAAGGGHAAHAGGSRQDLFHARWQDGGERIETRVATNVCFCCKTSVAVAPDGALYVAWRHVYDGSIRDIAVARSTDGGGTFGAPVRVSQDGWKIDGCPEDGPSIGVSADGAVHIAWPTFVHDAAGEEGTGRKAVFYSVSTDRGATFAPRVRIDAEPGARHAAHPQIAVAGSRVALVWEALIDDRHEVRTRDIVKRERDGWAPGPQAPVTLTEDGIYPAIAAVGDGFVAAWAASSATSPGIHARRLPPPTR; this comes from the coding sequence ATGTCCCATCGTTCACGGTCGTCTACCGGCGCCGGCATCGCGGCGGCCAGCATCGTCGTCGCGCTCGCGGCCTGTGCGCCGGCGCCGACGCCCGGTCGTTCCGATATCGTGCTCGGCACTCCGAACGCGTCCAACGCCGGCGCGTCGATTGCCGCGAACGGTGCGAGCGTCGTCGTCGTGTGGGCGGCGACGGCCGCCGGAAAGACGAACGCGTTCGCCGCCGCGAGCAGCGACGGCGGGACGACGTTCGCGACGCCGGTACGCGTGAACGACGTGAACGGCGACGTGCGCGTGAGCGGCGAACAGCCGCCGCGCGTCGCGTTCGCCGACGACACGATCGTCGTCGGATGGGCGTCGCGGGCCGATGGGCGAGCGCGCCTGCGGGCCGCGCGGTCCACCGACGGTGGCCGCACCTTCGGCCCGTCTGTGACGGTGCACGACGATGCGCTGTCAGGAGCGCGCGGGTGGCTGTCGCTGGCCGCCGGCACGCACGCCGTCCATGCGGTGTGGCTCGACGGGCGCAACGCGCACGAAGGCGCGGCGGCCGGCGGCGGCCATGCCGCGCACGCCGGCGGCTCGCGGCAGGATCTGTTTCACGCGCGTTGGCAGGATGGCGGCGAGCGCATCGAGACGCGCGTGGCGACGAACGTCTGTTTCTGCTGCAAGACGAGCGTCGCCGTCGCGCCGGACGGCGCGCTCTACGTGGCCTGGCGGCACGTCTATGACGGCAGCATCCGCGACATCGCGGTGGCGCGCTCGACAGACGGCGGCGGAACCTTCGGCGCGCCGGTGCGTGTCAGCCAGGATGGCTGGAAGATCGACGGCTGCCCGGAAGATGGTCCGTCGATCGGCGTCAGCGCCGACGGCGCCGTCCATATCGCCTGGCCGACGTTCGTTCACGACGCCGCCGGCGAGGAAGGGACGGGCCGCAAGGCGGTCTTCTACAGCGTCTCGACGGATCGGGGCGCGACCTTCGCCCCTCGCGTCCGAATCGACGCCGAACCTGGCGCCCGGCACGCTGCGCATCCGCAGATCGCCGTGGCGGGATCTCGCGTCGCGCTGGTCTGGGAAGCGCTCATCGACGACCGCCATGAGGTGCGGACCCGCGACATCGTGAAGCGCGAACGCGATGGGTGGGCTCCGGGCCCGCAGGCGCCGGTCACGCTAACGGAGGACGGCATCTATCCCGCGATCGCGGCGGTGGGAGATGGGTTCGTCGCGGCATGGGCCGCGAGCAGCGCCACCTCACCCGGCATCCACGCTCGTCGATTGCCCCCGCCAACCCGCTGA
- a CDS encoding DUF4142 domain-containing protein: MKLARHTFLTASAIIAAITVGAAEQRGAQPAPAEPPRATQATAGLPQTSAEFVAKASDAGAAEVAQAKLAMTRASNPDVKAFASRMAQDHASLNSALMGVAAQQNLEAPAARAAESRATEKLGGLSGAAFDREYMSGQVAAHMDAIRLFEHEAEQGSDAAVKAWAQKTLPALRDHLKMAQDVAAKVSQPAK, encoded by the coding sequence ATGAAACTCGCACGCCACACGTTTCTCACGGCCAGCGCGATCATCGCAGCTATCACCGTCGGCGCAGCCGAGCAGCGCGGAGCACAGCCAGCGCCGGCAGAGCCGCCGCGCGCGACGCAGGCGACCGCCGGCCTGCCGCAGACGAGCGCCGAGTTCGTCGCGAAAGCGTCCGATGCGGGTGCGGCCGAGGTGGCCCAGGCCAAGCTCGCGATGACGCGCGCGTCGAATCCGGACGTCAAGGCATTCGCGTCGCGCATGGCGCAGGATCACGCCAGCCTCAACAGCGCGCTCATGGGCGTCGCCGCCCAGCAGAACCTCGAGGCGCCGGCCGCCCGTGCCGCGGAGAGCCGCGCCACCGAGAAGCTGGGCGGCCTGTCGGGTGCCGCGTTCGATCGTGAGTACATGTCGGGTCAGGTCGCGGCCCACATGGACGCCATCCGGCTGTTCGAGCACGAGGCCGAGCAGGGCAGCGATGCGGCGGTCAAGGCGTGGGCGCAGAAGACGCTGCCGGCGTTGCGAGATCACCTGAAGATGGCGCAGGACGTCGCCGCGAAGGTCTCGCAGCCTGCGAAGTGA
- a CDS encoding HAMP domain-containing histidine kinase — MAHVAGANDAGVAGDGSRPPVTLTWLVTVRWTTLGAGAGAMLAGHRALEVSAPLVPSVALLLASAASNGWLLWRVRARPAPSLPAMAGLLICADVLLLSWLIWRSGGVLNPASIFYLVQIVVAALVLGPVWTWTVTALAVGTYAALFVAMPEQLAAAQSMHPEIRLHMQGMWVAFAGTALIVAVLVARLAIAVERRDRALAALRDQTARATRVAGLATLAAGAAHELSTPLATIVVAAGELERSVVDGGGTPEWQHDANLIRLEASRCRDILDSMAGGSGEVLGDAPQPVNVSEVIAAATGRLNAADRARVMVDVAGDVRVVWPLRVVARAVGNLLRNAAQASGDREHIRLDVKADGDLIRLSVIDRGTGMSPEQLGRAGEPFFTTKPAGEGTGLGLFVTRSSVEQLGGRLILSSRPERGTTATIELPRDVIGPRTGARA, encoded by the coding sequence ATGGCACACGTGGCGGGCGCGAACGACGCGGGTGTGGCGGGTGACGGAAGCAGGCCGCCGGTCACGCTGACGTGGCTCGTGACCGTGCGGTGGACGACGCTCGGCGCCGGCGCGGGCGCGATGCTGGCCGGCCATCGGGCGCTCGAGGTCTCGGCGCCGCTCGTACCGTCCGTCGCGCTGCTGCTGGCGAGCGCGGCGTCGAACGGCTGGCTGCTGTGGCGCGTGCGGGCCCGTCCTGCGCCGTCGCTGCCGGCGATGGCAGGCCTGCTGATCTGCGCCGATGTCCTGCTGCTGTCCTGGCTGATCTGGCGATCCGGTGGGGTGCTGAATCCCGCGAGCATCTTCTATCTCGTGCAGATCGTCGTCGCGGCGCTGGTGCTCGGTCCCGTGTGGACGTGGACGGTGACGGCGCTGGCGGTCGGTACGTACGCGGCGCTGTTCGTGGCGATGCCGGAGCAGTTGGCCGCCGCGCAGTCCATGCACCCGGAGATCCGGCTGCACATGCAGGGCATGTGGGTGGCGTTCGCCGGCACGGCGCTCATCGTCGCCGTCCTGGTGGCTCGGCTGGCGATCGCGGTCGAGCGCCGCGATCGGGCGCTGGCGGCGCTTCGCGATCAGACGGCGCGCGCGACACGCGTAGCCGGCCTGGCGACGCTCGCGGCCGGCGCGGCCCACGAGCTGAGCACGCCGCTCGCGACGATCGTCGTCGCGGCGGGCGAGCTCGAACGGAGCGTGGTCGACGGCGGCGGCACACCGGAATGGCAGCACGATGCCAACCTCATTCGCCTGGAGGCCAGCCGCTGCCGCGACATCCTCGATTCGATGGCGGGCGGCAGCGGTGAGGTGCTGGGCGATGCGCCGCAGCCCGTCAACGTGTCGGAGGTGATCGCGGCGGCGACCGGCCGGCTGAACGCCGCCGATCGTGCGCGCGTGATGGTGGACGTCGCCGGCGACGTGCGCGTCGTCTGGCCGCTCCGCGTCGTCGCCCGCGCGGTCGGCAATCTGCTGAGGAACGCCGCGCAGGCCTCGGGCGACCGCGAGCACATTCGGCTCGACGTGAAGGCCGACGGCGATCTGATTCGGCTTTCCGTGATCGATCGCGGCACCGGCATGTCGCCCGAGCAGCTTGGACGCGCCGGCGAGCCGTTCTTCACGACCAAGCCGGCGGGCGAGGGCACGGGCCTCGGCTTGTTCGTCACGCGATCCTCCGTCGAGCAGCTCGGCGGCCGACTGATCCTCTCGTCGAGACCGGAGCGCGGCACGACGGCCACAATCGAGCTGCCCCGCGACGTGATCGGGCCGAGGACGGGCGCTCGTGCTTGA
- a CDS encoding Tm-1-like ATP-binding domain-containing protein — MAIAVCGMLDEREVGLQLIRTYLEQRGHEAVVVDFSIGTGGIAPTLRADITCDDVAIAGGTTSAEIRAGLSSERDKVTAAMARGLAARLDDLHRAGRLQGVIAVAGMTGTLISLPAFKALPFGLPKVLVSSAAALPRYADYYAQFFSLNDITVMHSVVDTVGMNGMLRTILRNAAGAVCGMVDSYEGPVKATKPAVAITEYGFAEQCAHYVREQLEHEFDLVSFHAQGLGDMAFEHLVGQRLFDGAIDLVPSAIGEYILGGNRPSGPDRLENAGTAGIPYVLAPCGFDILSSGPISRKDGNDPLWTSRRLAERKMFLQDSARVQVRTSADEMKLVARTVAERLNRYPNRALVKFLVPTRGFSTLGAAGGPLHEPDTDRAFVDELKQLLDPDIEVIEVDTHLNTPEFARAVVAAFRAAWALRVAR; from the coding sequence GTGGCGATTGCGGTGTGCGGAATGCTGGACGAACGAGAAGTCGGGCTGCAGCTCATTCGAACGTACCTCGAGCAACGCGGGCACGAGGCGGTCGTCGTCGATTTCAGCATCGGGACCGGCGGTATCGCGCCGACGCTGCGCGCCGACATCACGTGCGACGACGTGGCGATCGCGGGCGGCACGACGAGCGCCGAGATCAGGGCCGGGCTTTCGAGCGAACGCGACAAAGTGACGGCCGCGATGGCGCGCGGGCTGGCCGCGAGGCTCGACGATCTCCACCGCGCCGGACGCCTGCAGGGCGTCATCGCCGTCGCCGGCATGACCGGCACGCTGATCTCGCTGCCGGCGTTCAAGGCGCTGCCCTTCGGGCTGCCGAAAGTGCTGGTGTCGAGCGCGGCGGCGCTGCCGCGCTACGCCGACTACTACGCGCAGTTCTTCAGCCTCAACGACATCACCGTGATGCACAGCGTCGTCGACACCGTCGGCATGAACGGGATGCTGCGGACGATCCTGCGCAATGCGGCCGGCGCCGTGTGCGGCATGGTGGACAGCTACGAAGGGCCCGTCAAGGCGACGAAACCGGCCGTGGCGATCACCGAGTACGGGTTCGCCGAGCAGTGCGCGCACTACGTGCGGGAGCAGCTCGAGCACGAGTTCGATCTGGTGTCGTTCCATGCGCAAGGACTCGGCGACATGGCCTTCGAGCACCTCGTCGGGCAGCGCCTGTTCGACGGCGCGATCGATCTCGTGCCCTCGGCCATCGGCGAGTACATCCTCGGCGGCAATCGCCCGTCGGGGCCCGATCGTCTGGAGAACGCCGGCACGGCGGGCATCCCGTACGTGCTCGCGCCGTGCGGCTTCGACATCCTCAGCTCTGGGCCGATCTCCAGAAAGGACGGCAACGACCCGCTCTGGACGTCGCGCCGGCTCGCGGAGCGGAAGATGTTCCTTCAGGATTCCGCGAGAGTGCAGGTGCGCACGAGCGCCGACGAGATGAAGCTCGTCGCGCGCACCGTCGCGGAGAGGCTGAACCGGTATCCGAACCGCGCGCTCGTCAAGTTCCTCGTGCCGACGCGTGGGTTCTCGACGCTGGGTGCGGCGGGCGGACCGCTCCACGAGCCCGACACCGATCGCGCCTTCGTCGACGAGCTGAAGCAGCTTCTGGATCCGGACATCGAGGTGATCGAGGTCGACACCCACCTCAACACGCCCGAGTTCGCGAGGGCGGTCGTCGCCGCCTTCAGGGCCGCGTGGGCGCTGCGAGTCGCACGCTGA
- a CDS encoding response regulator → MLESASLLVVEDDDVLRERLARALAARGFDVRTASTAGEAERLAREEPPELVLLDLRIGAESGLSLIPMLKAADPGTRIVVLTGYGSVATAVQAVRLGAHHYLTKPADVDEILAAFRLDEPAVDARVDDMKPMSLDRVEWEHINRVLAECGGNVSEAARMLGLHRRTLQRKLAKLPARR, encoded by the coding sequence GTGCTTGAATCCGCCTCGCTCCTCGTGGTCGAAGACGACGACGTGCTGCGGGAGCGGCTGGCGCGGGCGTTGGCCGCGCGCGGCTTCGACGTCCGTACGGCATCGACCGCCGGCGAGGCGGAACGCCTGGCGCGTGAAGAACCCCCCGAGCTCGTCCTGCTCGACCTGCGGATCGGCGCCGAGAGCGGCTTGTCGCTGATTCCGATGCTGAAGGCGGCCGATCCCGGCACACGCATCGTGGTGCTGACCGGCTATGGCAGCGTCGCGACGGCGGTCCAGGCCGTGCGCCTTGGCGCGCACCACTACTTGACCAAGCCCGCGGACGTGGACGAGATCCTCGCCGCCTTCCGCCTCGACGAGCCGGCCGTCGACGCGCGCGTCGACGACATGAAGCCCATGTCGCTCGATCGCGTGGAGTGGGAGCACATCAACCGGGTGCTGGCCGAGTGCGGCGGCAACGTGTCGGAAGCTGCGCGAATGCTCGGCCTGCACCGTCGGACGCTGCAACGCAAGCTCGCAAAGCTTCCGGCCAGACGTTGA
- a CDS encoding YihY/virulence factor BrkB family protein yields the protein MQGVRVPASATRDCAALRRRRLSAWPKGCNSGDVLAYFKTSLSWSELFKRTVRETQADNGLGLAAQLAYYFFLALFPALLFLIALAGLFASADVINQIVAMMGGAAPPDVIAIVREQLLKLAESDQGGIMTFGALAALWSSSAAMVALIDALNRAYDVEDARPWWRQRLTAILLTIGVAAFIVLSFALVVAGPELASSVADRFGLGTAFEWTWTILQWPIVFALVAFAFGLIYYFAPDVDQDWVFLTPGSVLATALWLVGSLGFRFYVVNFGSYNETYGAIGGVMVLMLWLYISGLVVVIGAEMNAEIEHASPYGKAPGEKRPGERTCIGPRAEREFFERRRRARPEPFLQPADLGQPASSSSRGSSG from the coding sequence ATGCAGGGCGTGCGGGTGCCGGCGAGCGCGACGCGCGATTGTGCCGCGCTGCGCCGCCGTCGCCTGTCTGCTTGGCCGAAAGGTTGCAACTCGGGCGATGTGCTCGCGTACTTCAAGACCTCGCTGAGCTGGAGCGAGCTGTTCAAGCGCACGGTGAGGGAAACGCAGGCCGACAACGGGCTCGGCCTGGCGGCCCAGCTCGCGTACTACTTCTTCCTGGCGCTGTTTCCGGCGCTGCTCTTCCTGATCGCGCTGGCAGGCCTCTTCGCCAGCGCCGACGTGATCAACCAGATCGTCGCGATGATGGGCGGCGCCGCGCCGCCAGACGTGATCGCCATCGTGCGCGAGCAGTTGCTGAAGCTCGCCGAGAGCGACCAGGGAGGCATCATGACGTTCGGCGCGCTGGCTGCGCTCTGGAGCAGCTCGGCCGCGATGGTCGCCCTCATCGACGCGCTCAACCGCGCCTACGACGTCGAGGACGCACGCCCCTGGTGGAGACAGCGCCTCACGGCGATCCTGCTGACCATCGGCGTGGCGGCCTTCATCGTCCTGTCCTTTGCGCTGGTCGTCGCCGGGCCGGAGCTGGCCAGCAGCGTGGCGGATCGGTTCGGGCTGGGCACCGCCTTCGAGTGGACCTGGACGATCCTGCAGTGGCCGATCGTGTTCGCGCTGGTGGCCTTCGCGTTCGGCCTCATCTACTACTTCGCACCCGACGTCGACCAGGACTGGGTGTTCCTCACGCCAGGTTCGGTGCTCGCCACGGCGCTCTGGCTCGTCGGCTCTCTGGGATTCCGGTTCTACGTCGTGAACTTCGGCTCGTACAACGAAACGTATGGGGCCATCGGCGGCGTGATGGTCCTGATGCTCTGGCTCTACATCTCCGGGCTCGTCGTCGTCATCGGCGCCGAGATGAACGCGGAGATCGAGCACGCCTCGCCGTACGGCAAGGCGCCCGGCGAGAAACGCCCAGGCGAGCGCACCTGCATCGGACCACGAGCCGAACGGGAGTTCTTCGAGCGGCGGCGGCGAGCGCGGCCGGAGCCATTCCTCCAGCCGGCGGACCTCGGCCAGCCGGCGTCGTCTAGCTCGCGAGGTTCGTCTGGATGA
- a CDS encoding TonB-dependent receptor codes for MRLVRPLLVAIIPFLLCLGAAATARGQETVNYGSISGRVLDASEAGIAGADVRVRQLDTNVTSTAVTDDVGRFRFPYLRVGPYEIAVRARGFATATRRLVLNVSGAFDVPFVLAVGAIEDAVTVTADAPIIETARSQIAATVPRTEITAMPLNGRNFLDLALLVPGVAPPNVGGGTQLFAETSAVPGVSLSVSGQRNLSNSFIVDGLSANDDAAALSGISFGVDALEQVQVVTSGGQAELGRALGGYVNVVTRSGTNDLRAEMYTFVRDDGLTAKNALSGRTLPMHQDQAGATLGGPIARNRTFFFGNVEVRRLDQSGIVTISAADAAAINRRLADVGYGGPGAATGVYANPIDTTHGVARLDHHFADGDHVFLRYSLYDAASRNARGAGGINAPSASSGLDNLDQTIAAGHVRSLSDRTVLETRAQFARSALSAPPSDPVGPAVSIAGIAAFGTSSGSPTGRVSNMIEVVTNLSHQAGAHALRVGLDLLHNDVTITYPRAFRGSYSFSSLANFLAGTYNTAGFTQTFGETTVAQRNPNVGLYVQDEWRVRDRLTLNVGLRYDLQFLETIHVDTDNLSPRVGIVWSPSDSGRSVLRASYGRFYDRIPLRALANALLSAGNTTDLTALRQISVSLSPAQAGAPSFPRVLGDVVPTTTLVNLTTMDRHIRNAHADQASVEFERQIAAQGSVSVGVDYVRGRELIMQINQNVPACTASGSNNGCRPNAAYANNNQYSSAGASDYKALHVSIVQRPAGWLSYRAAYTLAKAMNNVGETFFASPIDPFDLSKDWGRSDSDRRHTLMVLTTAAVPAAAASGLWQAVTRGFQVSGVVQAYSALPFNITTGANTIQGTPARPVVDGRFIARNAGTGSPFSMVNMRVSRAFTFGRRTTIEGLLDIFNLLNQRNDVARIGVFGTGSYPSSPAANFGQVTVVGEPRSLQVGLRVRY; via the coding sequence ATGCGTCTCGTCCGTCCCCTTCTCGTCGCCATCATCCCCTTCCTCCTTTGCCTCGGCGCGGCGGCCACCGCGCGCGGCCAGGAAACGGTCAACTACGGCAGCATCAGTGGGCGCGTGCTCGACGCCTCCGAGGCGGGCATCGCCGGCGCGGACGTCCGCGTTCGCCAGCTCGACACGAACGTGACCTCGACGGCCGTCACGGACGACGTGGGCCGGTTCCGGTTTCCGTATTTGCGCGTCGGCCCCTACGAGATCGCGGTCCGCGCGCGTGGGTTCGCGACCGCGACGCGGCGGCTGGTCCTCAACGTGAGTGGGGCCTTCGACGTACCGTTCGTGCTCGCCGTGGGCGCCATCGAGGACGCCGTCACCGTCACGGCCGATGCGCCCATCATCGAGACGGCCCGCAGCCAGATCGCCGCCACCGTCCCGCGAACCGAGATCACGGCGATGCCGCTCAACGGGCGCAACTTCCTCGACCTGGCGCTGCTCGTGCCGGGCGTCGCACCGCCGAACGTCGGCGGCGGCACCCAGCTCTTCGCCGAGACGTCCGCGGTGCCGGGCGTGAGCCTGTCGGTCAGCGGCCAGCGGAATCTCTCGAACAGCTTCATCGTCGACGGGCTATCGGCCAACGACGATGCGGCCGCACTGAGCGGCATCTCGTTCGGCGTGGACGCGCTGGAGCAGGTGCAGGTGGTCACGTCGGGAGGGCAGGCCGAGCTCGGACGCGCGCTCGGCGGCTACGTCAACGTCGTCACGCGGAGCGGCACGAACGACCTGCGCGCCGAGATGTACACGTTCGTGCGCGACGACGGGCTGACCGCGAAGAACGCGCTCTCGGGCCGCACGCTGCCGATGCACCAGGACCAGGCCGGTGCGACGTTGGGCGGACCGATCGCCCGCAACCGCACGTTCTTCTTCGGCAACGTCGAGGTGCGCCGGCTCGATCAGTCCGGCATCGTGACGATCTCCGCCGCCGACGCCGCCGCCATCAACCGCCGGCTGGCGGACGTCGGATACGGTGGACCAGGAGCCGCGACCGGCGTGTACGCGAACCCGATCGACACGACGCACGGCGTGGCCAGGCTGGATCACCACTTCGCCGACGGCGATCACGTCTTCCTTCGCTACAGCCTCTACGATGCCGCCAGCCGGAATGCTCGCGGCGCCGGCGGCATCAACGCGCCGTCGGCGTCATCTGGCCTCGACAACCTCGACCAGACGATTGCCGCCGGCCACGTTCGATCCCTCTCGGACCGCACCGTGCTCGAAACGCGCGCCCAGTTCGCGCGCAGCGCACTGAGCGCCCCGCCGTCCGACCCGGTGGGACCGGCAGTGAGCATCGCCGGAATCGCCGCGTTCGGCACCTCCTCGGGAAGCCCGACCGGGAGGGTGTCGAACATGATCGAGGTCGTCACCAACCTCTCGCACCAGGCCGGCGCGCATGCGCTGCGCGTCGGGCTGGACCTGCTGCACAACGACGTCACGATCACGTATCCACGGGCGTTTCGCGGCAGCTACTCGTTCTCGTCGCTGGCCAACTTCCTGGCGGGCACCTACAACACGGCGGGATTCACACAGACGTTCGGGGAGACGACCGTTGCGCAGCGCAATCCGAACGTGGGCCTGTACGTGCAGGACGAGTGGCGCGTCCGCGACCGGCTGACGCTCAACGTGGGACTTCGCTACGACCTGCAGTTCCTCGAGACGATCCACGTCGACACCGACAACCTCTCGCCCAGGGTCGGCATCGTGTGGTCGCCGTCCGACTCCGGCCGGTCGGTCCTTCGCGCGAGCTACGGCCGCTTCTACGATCGGATCCCGCTGCGCGCGCTCGCGAACGCGCTGCTCTCGGCCGGCAACACCACGGATCTCACCGCGCTCCGGCAGATCAGCGTCAGCCTGTCGCCGGCGCAGGCTGGCGCGCCGTCGTTCCCGCGCGTGCTCGGCGACGTCGTGCCGACGACGACGCTGGTGAACTTGACGACGATGGACCGGCACATCCGGAACGCGCATGCCGACCAGGCGAGCGTCGAGTTCGAGCGGCAGATCGCCGCCCAGGGCAGCGTCAGCGTCGGCGTCGATTACGTGCGCGGCCGCGAGCTCATCATGCAGATCAACCAGAACGTGCCGGCCTGCACGGCATCGGGGAGCAACAACGGGTGCCGGCCGAATGCCGCCTATGCCAACAACAACCAGTACTCGTCGGCGGGCGCGTCGGACTACAAGGCGCTGCACGTCTCGATCGTCCAGCGGCCGGCCGGCTGGCTCAGCTACCGAGCCGCGTACACGCTGGCAAAGGCGATGAACAACGTCGGCGAGACGTTCTTCGCCTCGCCGATCGATCCGTTCGACCTGTCGAAGGACTGGGGGCGATCGGACAGCGACCGCCGACACACGCTCATGGTTCTTACGACCGCCGCCGTACCGGCGGCGGCGGCCTCGGGCCTCTGGCAGGCCGTCACGCGCGGGTTCCAGGTGAGCGGTGTCGTCCAAGCCTACTCGGCGCTGCCGTTCAACATCACGACCGGCGCCAACACGATCCAGGGCACTCCGGCGCGTCCCGTGGTCGACGGGCGCTTCATCGCGCGCAACGCCGGCACCGGCAGCCCGTTCTCCATGGTGAACATGCGCGTGAGCCGCGCGTTCACGTTCGGCCGGCGCACCACGATCGAAGGGCTGCTCGACATCTTCAACCTGCTCAACCAGCGCAACGACGTGGCACGCATCGGCGTCTTCGGCACGGGCTCCTATCCCTCGAGCCCGGCCGCGAATTTCGGCCAAGTGACCGTCGTGGGCGAACCTCGCTCGCTCCAAGTGGGCTTGCGGGTGCGGTATTGA
- a CDS encoding sugar phosphate isomerase/epimerase, with product MSLHRRDFLKRGSIVLATPLFSAAPASAARQADPLARIGIATWSFRHLLAAGRSPNAPAPERAVMTAIDAPKFVREELGLRQLEIIINHLDERTIAYAERVRSAADKVGVAFINFQLGGQMSAPDPAVRAKSIAEIKEGMRIAAALGAPTVRADVGGRQGEPLDLKITAESYRELADFGATIGVMPMPENHGGHSSDPDTLVSIMKAVDPRVRAIVDWGNFRVENQAQRLEFTRKLLPHAGLISAKVDRFDADYAPGYDVGELVRLVEGGGYRGKYSIEITSPPADIVRGSRTATEIIQTNLAS from the coding sequence ATGAGCCTGCACCGCCGAGACTTCCTGAAGCGCGGGTCGATCGTCCTGGCTACGCCGTTGTTCTCCGCCGCACCGGCGAGCGCCGCCCGCCAGGCCGACCCGCTCGCGCGGATCGGCATCGCGACCTGGAGCTTCCGGCACCTGCTCGCGGCGGGCCGCAGCCCGAACGCCCCGGCACCCGAACGCGCGGTGATGACGGCGATCGACGCGCCGAAGTTCGTGCGCGAGGAGCTCGGACTTCGCCAGCTCGAGATCATCATCAACCACCTGGACGAGCGGACGATTGCCTATGCCGAACGGGTCCGTTCCGCAGCCGACAAGGTGGGCGTCGCGTTCATCAACTTCCAGCTCGGCGGGCAGATGTCGGCGCCCGATCCGGCCGTGCGCGCGAAGTCGATCGCCGAGATCAAGGAGGGCATGCGGATCGCCGCGGCGCTCGGGGCGCCGACGGTGCGCGCCGACGTGGGCGGCCGGCAGGGCGAGCCGCTGGATCTGAAGATCACGGCCGAGTCCTATCGTGAGCTGGCCGACTTCGGCGCGACGATCGGCGTCATGCCGATGCCAGAGAACCACGGCGGCCATAGCAGCGATCCCGACACGCTCGTGTCGATCATGAAGGCGGTCGATCCGCGCGTCCGGGCCATCGTCGATTGGGGCAACTTCCGGGTCGAGAACCAGGCGCAGCGTCTCGAGTTCACGCGCAAGCTCCTCCCGCACGCTGGGCTGATTTCGGCCAAGGTCGATCGGTTCGACGCGGACTACGCGCCTGGCTACGACGTCGGCGAGCTGGTGCGCCTCGTGGAAGGCGGCGGCTACCGGGGCAAGTACTCGATCGAGATCACCAGCCCGCCGGCCGACATCGTGCGCGGCTCGCGGACTGCGACGGAGATCATCCAGACGAACCTCGCGAGCTAG